The DNA sequence AAATGTACAAGATGATTTTCACAAAATTTTTATAGATATTGAAGAAAAACCCGCACAATATAACTTTGTTGACGTTTTTAGTGGTGCTGGTGGAATGTCTCAAGGTTTATTCAAGGCAGGATTTAAGCCCATTGTTAGCGTAGAAATTAATGAAATTGCTTCTGCTAGTTATCAAAGAAATTTCCCTAATTGTTTTCATATTTGTGATGATATTCATAACTTTAATCCTTTGGACACTTTAAAAAAAATTAATGCTCCTGAAATTCATCTCGTAGTAGGTGGTCCACCTTGCCAAGGTTTTTCTGTTGCAGGAAAAAGAAAAGAAAATGATCCTAGAAATTTCCTGTTTCAAGAATTTATACGAGTAGTTGCTGAAGTTAATCCTTGGTATGTAGTCATGGAGAATGTACCAGGTATTTTAACAATGAAAAAAGGAGCAATTACAGATAAGATTTTTCAATCATTTGATGAAATTGGCTATAGGGTTTCCGTGGCAATTTTAGAAACTGCTGCATTTGGTGTTCCACAAATTCGCCCAAGGGCTATTTTTGTTGCTAATCGATTTGGACAAGAAAATCCATACCCAAAAGCTCAATTATTGCCCCACGAATATAAACCCATTGAGTCAGTCATTTCTGATTTACCCGAATACGAACCAATACCCGAAATTAATCATCAATGGACTCGTCATTCTGCCGAATATATGGAAAGATTGTCTAAAGTGGGATATGGAGAATCATTATATGATACTTATGCCGATGCTTTTAAACGTCAATACCCCGGAAAGCCTAGTATGACAATTAAAGAAAATCATGGTGGTACACATATTCATCCATATCTTAATAGAGTGATTTCTGCGAGGGAAATGGCAAGATTACAAAGTTTTCCTGATAGTTTTATTTTTGAAGGTACAATGAAAAAAGCTATGTGGCAGATTGGCAATGCAGTTCCACCAAGACTTGCAGAATGTATTGGATACGCTTTGATTCCTTATTTGAACAAAATTAAAAATGAATAAGTCTAATCCGAATTTAGTTTTTCATTCAAGGCTTTACGCCACTTTTCAAAATCATACCATCCACAACCAATACATCCTTTTTCAGCCTCTTTCCCTGTTGTGGGAATATTTTGATCCCATTGTCTATTTCCTTCATACCAAAATTCAATTCCAAAAGGTGTTCCTCTTTCTCCTGTTTGATAACATTTTCGGCAAACTTCTCTTTTTTGTAAATTTCGTTGATTTGTCATTAATTGAAAATCTCTTTTAATTTCCTCTTCTGTTAAATCTTCTAACGAATCTCTACGAGTAGATAAATTCCAGCGAATTTCAGGAAATTTATGATCTGCTAAAAGACTTTCTTTCTTGACTTGTTTATCTTCATACACATCGTGATTGTTTAAAACAGATATAATTTTATTTCTTAAATCTTGATTCCATGCTTCATAACCAGAAATGCTACCTCGTGGTAATGGTAATAAGAGAATAAATGTTCTTCTTTTTTGATTGCATTGGTCACAGTTACAGTTCAGT is a window from the Cyanobacterium sp. Dongsha4 genome containing:
- a CDS encoding DNA cytosine methyltransferase, translated to MKQLSLLPELEIKKKKQAKLGRYERLQRELENVQDDFHKIFIDIEEKPAQYNFVDVFSGAGGMSQGLFKAGFKPIVSVEINEIASASYQRNFPNCFHICDDIHNFNPLDTLKKINAPEIHLVVGGPPCQGFSVAGKRKENDPRNFLFQEFIRVVAEVNPWYVVMENVPGILTMKKGAITDKIFQSFDEIGYRVSVAILETAAFGVPQIRPRAIFVANRFGQENPYPKAQLLPHEYKPIESVISDLPEYEPIPEINHQWTRHSAEYMERLSKVGYGESLYDTYADAFKRQYPGKPSMTIKENHGGTHIHPYLNRVISAREMARLQSFPDSFIFEGTMKKAMWQIGNAVPPRLAECIGYALIPYLNKIKNE